Genomic window (Escherichia fergusonii ATCC 35469):
AGATGAACCATCTACAAGGATAAGGGGATTTTGCGGGATCTGAACCATAATGTCCGTGCCTGTTTATCAGATTATGGGTAAAGGATGCCACATACGGGGGCAAAACTTGAGTTTTTCACTCTCTTTAGGGCAAATCTTTTGCTATTCTCCGGCCCCGCTCGCAAAACATATTGTGGATAACTTTGTGCATAAATTATTTACATCTCATTTTTAATATTCTTATGATAGATGAATCACTCTATTTATCTCTATTTTTCAATTAATTATATAATTTCCTGCTTTCATCATTATCAATATTAATGATTACTGTAATGTGGATAGATATACTCCATGTTCCTGGTCACTAAGACCCATCATTTGCGCCGTTTTCTGTTAGAATCGGCCACTTGCGCGGCTTTCGCGCCTTGTCTATGGCTAACTTTTTGAAAAATAAAATTATGACGAGAATACTCGCTGCGATAACGATTTTGCTGAGTATCGTATTGACCGTCCTGGTCACTGTTTTCTGTTCCGTTCCCATCATCCTTGCAGGAATTGTGAAAATTTTGCTGCCTATACCGATTGTTTGGCGCAAAGTGTCGCTCTTTTGCAATTTCATGATGTATTGCTGGTGTGAAGGATTAGCAGCATTGTTGCACCTCAATCCCCATCTCCAGTGGAAGGTCGAAGGGCTTGAAGGGTTGAGCAAAAAAAACTGGTATTTGCTTATCTGCAATCACCGCAGTTGGGCAGATATTGTTGTGCTTTGTGTCCTGTTCCGTAAACACATTCCCATGAATAAGTACTTTCTTAAACAGCAATTAGCCTGGGTACCTTTTATCGGTCTCGCATGCTGGGCATTAGATATGCCTTTTATGAAACGTTATTCACGGGCATATTTACTCCGTCACCCGGAACGGCGCGGTAAGGACGTGGAAACCACCCGACGCTCATGTGAGAAGTTTCGCCTGCATCCCACCACAATTGTTAATTTTGTCGAAGGCTCCCGCTTCACTGAAGAGAAACACCAGCAGACACGTTCCCCCTATAAAAACCTGTTACCACCAAAAGCAGCTGGGATCGCAATGGCACTGAATGTGCTGGGCAAACAATTTGATAAATTGCTTAACATCACTCTCTGTTACCCAGAAAACAATCGTCAGCCTTTTTTCGATATGCTGAGTGGGAAGTTAACGCGAATTGTTGTAAAGGTTGAATTGCAGCCCATAGCTGAGGAATTACATGGCGATTATGTGAACGATAAAGCGTTTAAGCGCCGCTTTCAGCTATGGTTAAATACACTCTGGCATGAGAAAGATCAGTATCTGAATACGCTTATCTCTTCCGAACAGCGAGATTGACCATAGTTGCTCGCCCCGAAAATCCCCGAGGCGAGTAATAAATATTAAGGCATCAAACGTGCCATGCGCATGAAAAACTCCATATCCGTCATTTCTTTACCGTTAAAATATACTTTTCCTTGTCCATAGTGAATTTGCAATGACCCCGTATTTTCATCAAACTTAAGTAAATCGAGTTGTTGACCCACATCCTTAAATTCTGCGACCGCCTGTTCAGCCTTGATCTGTGCTGCTTCTCTACTGTGACCTTCTGATAAACGAATTTGTTTCGCTAATTCCCCGATAACGTTAAGTGGCAGAGAAATATTCAGATCTAACGACTTTATACTATTATCAACAGATTTAGCATCAGCCATCGCAATATTCAGATCACCTTTCAATTCCCCT
Coding sequences:
- a CDS encoding acyltransferase encodes the protein MANFLKNKIMTRILAAITILLSIVLTVLVTVFCSVPIILAGIVKILLPIPIVWRKVSLFCNFMMYCWCEGLAALLHLNPHLQWKVEGLEGLSKKNWYLLICNHRSWADIVVLCVLFRKHIPMNKYFLKQQLAWVPFIGLACWALDMPFMKRYSRAYLLRHPERRGKDVETTRRSCEKFRLHPTTIVNFVEGSRFTEEKHQQTRSPYKNLLPPKAAGIAMALNVLGKQFDKLLNITLCYPENNRQPFFDMLSGKLTRIVVKVELQPIAEELHGDYVNDKAFKRRFQLWLNTLWHEKDQYLNTLISSEQRD